The proteins below come from a single Maylandia zebra isolate NMK-2024a linkage group LG23, Mzebra_GT3a, whole genome shotgun sequence genomic window:
- the angptl1a gene encoding angiopoietin-related protein 1a, whose product MQGLMWRLCALLCLSLWQESYCRSSREARRTKEPSLHRSKRAPLDPDAKKCSYTFLVPEQRITGPICASTTGPEPDKERVTRMEIADVRDVLNKQRREIETLQLVVDVDGNLVNEMKLLRKESRNMNSRVTQLYMQLLHEIIRKRDNSLELAQLENRVLNVTSEMMRLASRYRELEARFATMAGVVNNQSILISVLEEQCMRTLGRSELPAVPPLVQVVPQNIPVNNRFTNEIQRDNNNREFSRGPRINPPTISPFGIDPPPPQGTLTSDGPFNDCYQVRKAGYTTSGMYLLKANGSDRLIQAWCEHGLDNGGWTVMQRRKDGSVNFFRNWENYKKGFGNIDGEHWLGLENIYNLTKQGDYKLMIELEDWTGKKVYAEYSSFHLESEKEGYRLRLGTYQGNAGDSFSSHNGKQFTTLDRDKDSFSGNCAHFHKGGWWYNACGQTNLNGVWYSGGVYRSKFQDGIFWADYGGGFYSLKSVRLMMRPID is encoded by the exons ATGCAAGGGCTGATGTGGCGTCTGTGCGCCTTGCTCTGCCTCTCCCTCTGGCAGGAAAGTTACTGCAGGAGCTCCAGGGAAGCCCGGAGGACCAAAGAGCCTTCTCTCCACAGGAGTAAAAGAGCTCCTCTGGATCCTGATGCCAAAAAATGCTCTTATACCTTCCTTGTACCTGAGCAGAGAATCACAG GTCCAATCTgtgccagcaccacaggcccagagCCAGACAAGGAAAGAGTGACCCGTATGGAGATTGCAGATGTGCGGGATGTGCTCAACAAACAGCGCCGTGAGATTGAGACGCTGCAGCTGGTGGTAGATGTGGATGGTAACTTGGTGAATGAGATGAAGCTGCTGCGGAAAGAGAGCAGGAACATGAACTCCAGGGTGACCCAACTATATATGCAGCTGCTACATGAGATCATCAGGAAGAGAGACAACTCCTTGGAGCTCGCCCAGCTGGAGAACCGTGTCCTCAATGTGACCTCAGAGATGATGCGACTGGCTTCAAGGTATAGGGAGCTAGAGGCCCGTTTTGCCACAATGGCCGGAGTGGTCAACAACCAGTCCATTCTCATATCTGTACTGGAGGAGCAGTGTATGAGGACGCTGGGACGCAGTGAGCTGCCTGCAGTTCCCCCTCTGGTGCAGGTGGTACCGCAGAATATACCAGTCAACAACCGTTTCACCAATGAGATACAGAGGGACAATAACAACAGGGAGTTCTCCCGTGGACCACGCATCAACCCACCTACAATAAGCCCTTTTGGGATTGACCCTCCACCACCGCAAGGAACGCTTACCTCTGATG GTCCCTTCAATGACTGCTACCAGGTGCGAAAGGCAGGCTACACCACCAGTGGTATGTACCTTCTTAAGGCAAACGGCAGTGACCGACTGATCCAAGCCTGGTGCGAGCATGGCCTCGACAATGGAGGATGGACAGTTATGCAAAGGAGGAAAGATGGCTCTGTTAACTTCTTCCGCAACTGGGAGAACTACAAG AAAGGCTTCGGTAACATAGATGGCGAACACTGGCTCGGCCTGGAAAACATCTACAATCTTACGAAACAGGGTGATTACAAGCTGATGATAGAGCTGGAAGACTGGACAGGAAAGAAGGTGTATGCCGAGTACAGCAGCTTTCATCTGGAGTCTGAGAAGGAGGGCTACCGGCTGAGGCTAGGCACCTACCAGGGCAATGCTGGTGACTCCTTTAGCAGTCACAACGGCAAACAGTTCACTACGCTCGATCGTGACAAGGACTCCTTCTCTG GTAACTGCGCCCACTTCCACAAGGGCGGCTGGTGGTACAATGCCTGCGGACAGACCAATCTGAATGGGGTGTGGTACAGCGGGGGAGTTTACCGCAGCAAGTTTCAGGATGGAATCTTCTGGGCAGACTACGGGGGCGGTTTCTACTCCCTAAAATCAGTCCGCCTCATGATGCGGCCAATTGACTAG